The following coding sequences are from one Salvia hispanica cultivar TCC Black 2014 chromosome 3, UniMelb_Shisp_WGS_1.0, whole genome shotgun sequence window:
- the LOC125210063 gene encoding wall-associated receptor kinase-like 8 produces the protein MEVLDISIGGIVIVKQLVSSPMNCSTNLSTGHLLTSLRGSPFTISARYNTLAVSGCKNSVWLQANETTITGGCTSMCAANSTETSCNGVNCCQTTLPPRLKELEYKYRTTEAISNDSSCGFVLPVEKIWLANHYKSFKALARGIGFAPLVLEWEFGELKGYTNRICTYYDDHCLSHPDEFGRRHTKNASSYCRNKHYNDLCSIYPSLFGCQSYSDRSTYIFDSYYEELSSIYYDGAGYASSTKYCLCPDGYEAWRSTKAIRKRIKANRRHKFFKRNGGLLLEQQLSATDNGLDKNKLYSSKELTLATDHYNENRILGRGGQGTVYKGMLKDGKIVAVKKSQKLEEGDLEVFINEVVILSQVNHRNVVKLLGCCLETEVPLLVYEFIPNGTLFQQIHEPSEEFPLTWEMRLRIAREVAGALAYLHSSASSPIYHRDIKSTNILLDDKYRAKVSDFGTSRSVALDQTHCTTRVLGTFGYLDPEYFQSNQFTDKSDVYSFGVVMVELLTGERAISSIRTEAGRSLATHFLHSMEENMLFEILDARVLREGKRDEIVAVAQLARRCLHLNGKRRPTMKEVSVELEAIKKVEECSYVEDRDGGSREFHSLSIEPADSISFTSISLFSPESEYRL, from the exons ATGGAAGTACTTGATATTTCCATCGGAGGTATAGTCATAGTAAAGCAGCTGGTGTCGTCACCTATGAATTGCTCTACGAATCTGAGTACAGGCCATCTCTTGACATCCCTCAGAGGAAGTCCGTTTACAATCTCAGCACGATACAACACGTTGGCTGTGTCAGGCTGCAAGAATTCGGTCTGGTTGCAAGCTAATGAGACGACTATTACAGGAGGATGTACGTCCATGTGTGCTGCTAACTCCACAGAAACTAGCTGCAACGGCGTTAACTGCTGCCAAACAACACTTCCACCACGACTCAAGGAGCTCGAGTACAAGTACAGAACAACTGAAGCTATCAGTAATGATAGCTCTTGTGGATTTGTTCTTCCTGTTGAGAAGATATGGTTAGCAAATCATTACAAAAGCTTCAAAGCATTAGCTCGAGGAATCGGATTTGCTCCTTTGGTACTTGAGTGGGAATTTGGTGAACTGAAAGGTTATACTAACCGAATTTGCACATATTATGATGATCATTGCCTCTCACATCCTGATGAGTTCGGCCGCAGACATACAAAAAATGCTTCTTCCTATTGTAGGAACAAACATTATAATGATCTTTGTAGCATATATCCTTCTCTTTTTGGCTGCCAATCATACTCTGATCGTTCTACGTATATATTTGATTCATATTATGAGGAATTATCGTCAATTTACTATGATGGAGCTGGTTATGCATCTTCAACCAAATACTGCCTTTGCCCTGATGGGTATGAAG CGTGGAGATCGACCAAAGCCATCAGAAAAAGAATCAAGGCGAACCGGAGACACAAGTTTTTCAAGCGAAACGGGGGGCTGTTGCTGGAACAACAGCTTTCAGCAACTGATAATGGCCTTGACAAGAACAAATTGTATAGTTCTAAAGAGTTGACACTGGCCACTGATCATTACAATGAGAACCGCATACTTGGCCGTGGTGGGCAAGGCACTGTCTACAAAGGAATGTTGAAGGATGGTAAGATTGTGGCAGTCAAGAAATCGCAGAAGTTAGAGGAAGGTGATCTTGAAGTCTTCATAAATGAAGTGGTTATTCTGTCACAAGTCAACCACAGGAATGTGGTTAAGCTACTAGGATGTTGCCTGGAGACTGAAGTTCCTCTTCTCGTCTACGAGTTCATCCCAAATGGAACCcttttccaacaaattcatgAGCCAAGTGAGGAATTCCCATTGACATGGGAAATGAGACTGAGAATTGCAAGAGAAGTAGCGGGTGCACTCGCTTACTTGCACTCTTCAGCATCTTCGCCTATCTATCACCGCGATATCAAGTCAACAAACATATTGTTGGATGATAAATACCGTGCTAAGGTCTCGGATTTTGGGACGTCGAGGTCAGTGGCTCTTGATCAGACCCACTGCACCACCCGAGTTCTAGGTACCTTTGGCTACTTGGATCCAGAGTACTTCCAGTCAAACCAATTCACAGATAAGAGCGACGTCTACAGCTTTGGTGTGGTTATGGTTGAGCTTCTGACCGGTGAGAGAGCAATATCATCCATCCGAACTGAAGCAGGGAGGAGTTTAGCCACACATTTCTTACACTCGATGGAGGAAAACATGTTATTTGAAATACTTGATGCAAGGGTCCTCAGAGAAGGCAAGAGGGATGAAATCGTGGCTGTAGCTCAACTTGCTAGAAGATGTCTGCATTTGAATGGGAAGAGAAGACCAACAATGAAGGAAGTTTCAGTGGAGTTGGAAGCTATCAAAAAGGTGGAAGAATGCTCATATGTCGAAGATAGAGATGGTGGCAGCAGAGAGTTTCATTCTCTTTCTATAGAGCCTGCTGATTCTATCAGCTTCACTTCCATCTCCCTGTTTTCGCCAGAATCTGAGTATAGACTTTAA